The following are encoded in a window of Harmonia axyridis chromosome 7, icHarAxyr1.1, whole genome shotgun sequence genomic DNA:
- the LOC123685377 gene encoding 60S ribosomal protein L24-like — protein sequence FANLKTTESRAIISSDDDDDIFHAQCFEQNYQFQPAITLSSIVARKQNHLLRNPRKVTWAILYRRKHKKSQEEETTKKRTRRTQKFQRAIVGAPLNGIMAKRNQGPEVRKAQGEQAIGAVKEQKKSQKATKRAAAPPKPKAAPKQKAAKNVEKAAPRVGGKNYFKILNKSSTYWYSFPAARNRTGCLLARVDLLQPEE from the coding sequence TTTGCCAATTTAAAAACTACTGAATCTAGGGCAATCATATCATCAGATGATGACGATGACATCTTTCACGCTCAATGTTTCGAACAGAACTACCAGTTTCAGCCAGCAATTACTCTTTCCTCCATAGTAGCGAGAAAACAGAACCATTTATTGAGGAATCCAAGGAAAGTAACATGGGCCATCCTCTACAGAAGGAAACATAAGAAGAGTCAAGAGGAGGAAACTACCAAAAAACGTACCAGGAGGACTCAAAAATTCCAAAGGGCTATTGTAGGAGCTCCTCTAAATGGCATTATGGCTAAGAGAAATCAAGGGCCTGAAGTGAGGAAAGCTCAGGGAGAACAAGCCATCGGGGCTGTCAAAGAGCAGAAGAAGAGCCAAAAGGCTACCAAGAGGGCTGCCGCTCCACCTAAACCCAAAGCTGCACCTAAACAGAAAGCAGCCAAAAATGTAGAAAAGGCTGCACCACGTGTaggaggaaaaaattattttaagatCCTTAATAAATCATCAACTTACTGGTACTCATTTCCAGCTGCTCGGAATCGGACTGGTTGCCTTCTGGCCCGAGTAGACCTTCTCCAACCTgaagaataa
- the LOC123685378 gene encoding 60S ribosomal protein L24-like, with amino-acid sequence KSDSGHGKTLVKVDGRNYTFLNSKCERAHLLRNPRKVTWAILYRRKHKKSQEEETTKKRTRRTQKFQRAIVGAPLNGIMAKRNQGPEVRKAQGEQAIGAVKEQKKSQKATKRAAAPPKPKAAPKQKAAKNVEKAAPRVGGKR; translated from the coding sequence AAATCGGACTCTGGCCATGGTAAAACCTTGGTTAAAGTAGATGGAAGGAATTACACATTCTTGAACTCAAAATGTGAGAGGGCCCATTTATTGAGGAATCCAAGGAAAGTAACATGGGCCATCCTCTACAGAAGGAAACATAAGAAGAGTCAAGAGGAGGAAACTACCAAAAAACGTACCAGGAGGACTCAAAAATTCCAAAGGGCTATTGTAGGAGCTCCTCTAAATGGCATTATGGCTAAGAGAAATCAAGGGCCTGAAGTGAGGAAAGCTCAGGGAGAACAAGCCATCGGGGCTGTCAAAGAGCAGAAGAAGAGCCAAAAGGCTACCAAGAGGGCTGCCGCTCCACCTAAACCCAAAGCTGCACCTAAACAGAAAGCAGCCAAAAATGTAGAAAAGGCTGCACCACGTGTAGGAGGCAAACGTTAA
- the LOC123685379 gene encoding uncharacterized protein LOC123685379 gives MKIKYLGIELSGCGDVEEKVRAQTVRATRVAGCLSDTVWRNKNIKVETKARIYKAVVRPTMTYTAETRPDTARTRQLLETIEMRVLRRIAGKTLFDRERSENIRRTCGVENINEWALGRKREWNDHLSRMDEGRIVRIARDKSPLGRRSLGRPRKRWSDNLSV, from the coding sequence ATGAAAATCAAATACTTGGGCATAGAATTATCAGGCTGTGGTGATGTTGAGGAGAAAGTGAGGGCACAAACTGTGAGGGCGACAAGAGTGGCGGGATGTTTGAGTGACACGGTATggcgaaataaaaatatcaaagtgGAAACAAAGGCCAGAATTTATAAAGCAGTAGTAAGACCAACTATGACATACACCGCTGAAACTCGACCAGACACAGCGAGGACAAGACAACTACTGGAGACCATCGAAATGAGGGTACTTCGCAGAATAGCTGGAAAGACACTATTCGACCGGGAGAGAAGTGAAAATATAAGGAGAACATGCGGGGTGGAAAATATCAATGAGTGGGCATTGGGTCGAAAGAGAGAATGGAACGACCACTTAAGTAGAATGGACGAAGGAAGGATAGTCAGAATTGCACGCGATAAATCACCACTAGGTCGCAGAAGTTTAGGACGCCCTCGAAAGCGATGGAGCGACAATTTGTCAGTGTAG
- the LOC123685380 gene encoding uncharacterized protein LOC123685380: protein MTISTQKTKCMTTSKTPLRCKLEVDGNIIQQEMKFKYLGIELSGCGDVEEKVRAQTVRATRVAGCLSDTVWRNKNIKVETKARIYKAVVRPTMTYTAETRPDTARTRQLLETTEMSSCRSRRESP, encoded by the coding sequence ATGACAATATCAACCCAGAAAACCAAATGCATGACAACATCGAAAACACCATTAAGATGCAAACTGGAAGTTGACGGCAATATCATCCAacaagaaatgaaattcaaatacttGGGCATAGAATTATCAGGCTGTGGTGATGTTGAGGAGAAAGTGAGGGCACAAACTGTGAGGGCAACAAGAGTGGCGGGATGTTTGAGTGACACGGTATggcgaaataaaaatatcaaagtgGAAACAAAGGCCAGAATTTATAAAGCAGTAGTAAGACCAACTATGACATACACCGCTGAAACTAGACCAGACACAGCGAGGACAAGACAACTACTGGAGACCACAGAAATGAGCTCATGTCGATCTCGACGAGAGAGCCCTTGA